The Mauremys reevesii isolate NIE-2019 linkage group 13, ASM1616193v1, whole genome shotgun sequence genome contains a region encoding:
- the LOC120380794 gene encoding olfactory receptor 10A5-like — protein MVTGNHTATPGFILLGYSNLTNLQGLLFVVFLVIYMVILLGNGVIVLVTVLDSALHTPMYFFLRNLSFVEICYTSVTLPKMVASCLAEDGSISFIGCAAQMYFLLLLGGTECFLLAAMAYDRYMAICNPLHYTLIVNREVCARMVAGSWLVNIPVHFGQTYLVFSLPFCGSREINHFFCDIPPLLELSCVDTYRNKIALFMAVLLFIITPFILIVISYIKIASTVLKMPSSEGRHKTFSTCSSHLTVVTLFYCSGMIAYLRPKSRNSEDTEKLLSLFYTIVTPLFNPFIYSLRNKEVKASLRKLVGKK, from the coding sequence ATGGTGACTGGAAATCACACCGCAACACCTGGCTTCATCCTCTTGGGATATTCCAACCTCACGAACCTGCAGGGTTTGCTCTTCGTGGTCTTCTTGGTCATCTACATGGTGATCCTGCTTGGGAATGGCGTCATTGTCTTGGTCACGGTGTTGGACTCTGCCCTgcacacccccatgtatttcttcctcaggAACTTGTCCTTTGTGGAGATCTGCTACACCTCAGTCACCCTGCCCAAGATGGTGGCCAGTTGCCTGGCAGAGGATGGAAGTATCTCATTCATCGGCTGTGCTGCCCAGATGTATTTCTTACTTTTACTAGGTGGCACAGAGTGTTTCCTTCTGGCGGCCATGGCCTATGACCGTTACATGGCCATATGTAACCCCCTGCATTACACACTTATTGTCAACAGGGAGGTTTGTGCTAGGATGGTAGCCGGGTCCTGGCTTGTCAACATCCCGGTTCATTTTGGGCAGACATATTTGGTGTTTTCTTTGCCCTTCTGTGGGTCTCGTGAAAttaaccatttcttctgtgacatccccCCTCTGCTGGAGCTGTCCTGCGTGGACACCTATAGGAATAAAATTGCTTTGTTTATGGCAGTTCTGCTATTCATAATCACCCCTTTTATCTTAATTGTTATCTCTTATATTAAAATTGCCAGCACAGTTTTGAAGATGCCTTCATCTGAGGGCAGACACAAgaccttctccacctgctcctcacaCCTCACTGTGGTGACTCTATTCTATTGCTCTGGTATGATAGCGTATTTGAGACCCAAGTCAAGGAACTCAGAGGACACTGAAAAACTGCTCTCTCTGTTTTATACCATTGTGACTCCGCTGTTCAACCCCTTCATATATAGTCTGAGGAACAAGGAAGTGAAAGCCTCCCTAAGGAAATTAGTAGGTAAAAAATGA